Proteins found in one Mucilaginibacter gracilis genomic segment:
- a CDS encoding polysaccharide lyase, translating to MKKTILPLLFSAAILAAQSAFAQYPQEPKAAHDAAAAMMKENERKSDSAWAVALPKVQYDQQHGKPYVPWAARPTDLPQASILAFPGAEGGGAYSFGGRGGQVIVVTSLADSGPGTLRWACEQGGARIVVFNVAGIIRIKTPIIVKAPYISIEGQSAPGDGVCVAGESFLVNTHDVVIRYMRFRRGETNVARRDDALGGNPVGNIIADHVSASWGLDENFSMYRHMYDAGIGEKEEKHGTANITIQNCIYSEALDYWNHSFGSTTGGENSLLIRNLWADNTGRNPSIGWNGVYNFVNNVVFNWHHRSMDGGDYTSLFNIINNYFKPGPVTPKNEPVGHRILKPESGRSKMKEKVFGRAYVNGNIVEGNDRVTKDNWDGGVQVEGEGGKELPDAGKYKDYMYSDKPFPLPPAPIKILPAQEAYKFVIANAGATLPVRDAVDKRITEQVRTGKIEYKEMVTDTDFQFKVRKLPRDSYKMGIITAPWQVGGYPEYKGTPYKDTDNDGMPDAWEIAHGLNPKDASDATKLAKNGGGYTNIEVFLNTLAEKGEKPIDTGKK from the coding sequence ATGAAAAAAACTATCCTGCCACTATTATTTTCCGCAGCTATTTTAGCTGCGCAATCGGCATTTGCTCAGTATCCGCAAGAGCCTAAAGCGGCACATGATGCGGCGGCTGCGATGATGAAAGAGAACGAACGCAAGTCTGATTCGGCCTGGGCCGTGGCCTTGCCAAAAGTTCAGTACGATCAACAACATGGTAAGCCATATGTGCCCTGGGCTGCCCGCCCTACCGATTTGCCTCAGGCAAGTATATTGGCATTTCCGGGTGCCGAAGGTGGCGGCGCTTATAGCTTTGGCGGTCGTGGCGGCCAGGTAATAGTTGTAACCAGTTTGGCAGATAGCGGCCCTGGTACTTTGCGTTGGGCTTGCGAGCAAGGCGGTGCACGTATTGTAGTATTTAACGTGGCAGGTATTATCCGCATTAAAACGCCTATTATAGTTAAGGCACCCTATATTTCGATAGAAGGACAAAGCGCGCCCGGCGACGGAGTGTGCGTTGCCGGCGAATCATTCCTGGTAAATACGCACGATGTTGTTATCCGCTACATGCGTTTCCGCAGGGGCGAAACCAATGTTGCCCGTCGTGATGATGCTTTGGGTGGTAACCCGGTAGGTAATATCATTGCCGACCACGTATCAGCAAGCTGGGGTTTAGACGAGAACTTTTCGATGTACCGCCACATGTATGATGCCGGTATAGGAGAAAAAGAAGAAAAGCACGGAACAGCTAATATCACCATCCAAAACTGTATTTACTCCGAAGCTTTAGATTATTGGAACCACTCATTCGGTAGTACAACCGGTGGCGAAAACAGCTTACTCATCCGCAACTTATGGGCCGATAATACAGGCCGTAACCCATCCATCGGTTGGAACGGCGTTTACAACTTTGTAAACAACGTGGTATTTAACTGGCACCACCGCTCGATGGATGGTGGCGATTACACAAGCTTGTTCAATATCATTAATAACTATTTTAAACCGGGCCCGGTTACTCCAAAAAACGAGCCTGTTGGTCATCGTATCTTAAAGCCAGAATCTGGCCGTAGTAAGATGAAAGAAAAAGTATTTGGCCGTGCCTATGTTAATGGTAACATTGTTGAAGGTAACGACCGGGTAACCAAAGACAACTGGGATGGCGGTGTACAGGTTGAAGGCGAAGGCGGCAAAGAATTGCCGGATGCCGGCAAGTACAAAGATTATATGTACTCCGACAAACCTTTCCCGCTGCCACCTGCGCCTATCAAAATATTACCGGCACAAGAGGCTTATAAGTTTGTTATTGCAAACGCCGGTGCAACACTGCCCGTGCGCGATGCCGTTGATAAACGTATTACCGAGCAAGTACGTACCGGTAAAATTGAATACAAAGAAATGGTTACCGATACCGATTTCCAATTCAAGGTGCGTAAGTTGCCAAGAGACTCGTACAAAATGGGTATCATTACTGCGCCATGGCAAGTTGGCGGTTACCCTGAATATAAAGGGACGCCTTACAAAGACACCGATAACGACGGTATGCCTGATGCATGGGAAATTGCTCATGGTTTAAACCCGAAAGATGCCAGCGATGCCACTAAATTGGCTAAAAACGGCGGTGGCTACACCAATATTGAAGTGTTTTTAAATACACTTGCCGAAAAAGGTGAAAAGCCAATTGATACAGGTAAAAAATAA
- a CDS encoding glycoside hydrolase family 140 protein has protein sequence MYKKLSLIIVCALACLAFTLSSDNFPQGRLKISANKRYFTTADGKPFFWLGDTGWLLFSKLNREDAEKYLEDRRAKGFNVIQVMVLHSLGVVNAYGDSALVHKNVATPRVTEGSTFGEKGQYDYWDHVDYIVDLAATKGIYIAMVPVWGSNVKMRGGVNQKDAKVYAEFLAVRYKNRPNIIWMNGGDVPGSDSIKVWKTIGSILYQADPSHLITFHPRGRTQSSIWFHHETWLSFNCFQSGHRDYKQDTSKKDFKYGEDNWKYVNSDYKKLPVKPTLDAEPSYEGIPHGLHDTTLARWTAADVRRYAYWSVFAGGCGYTYGNNSVMQMHKPGEKGASYGAKAAWFDAINDPGASQMVYIKQLMLSRPYFERVPDQSIIVAAKQGKKYNYLIATRGKNYAFVYTYKGGTINVNLGKTSGRQIKASWFNPRNGETKTIGTFANLGTKAFKAPGAVKDGNDWVLILDKA, from the coding sequence ATGTATAAAAAACTCAGTTTAATTATAGTATGCGCATTAGCCTGCCTTGCTTTTACTTTAAGCAGTGATAACTTCCCGCAAGGAAGACTTAAAATATCGGCAAACAAAAGGTATTTTACTACTGCCGATGGTAAACCGTTTTTTTGGCTTGGTGATACCGGTTGGTTGTTGTTTTCCAAATTAAACCGCGAGGATGCCGAAAAATATCTGGAAGACCGTCGTGCCAAAGGTTTTAATGTGATACAGGTAATGGTATTGCACAGCCTTGGTGTAGTTAATGCCTATGGCGATTCGGCTCTGGTACATAAAAATGTAGCTACGCCGCGCGTTACCGAAGGCAGCACTTTTGGCGAAAAGGGCCAGTATGACTATTGGGATCATGTAGATTATATAGTTGACCTGGCCGCCACAAAAGGAATTTACATAGCTATGGTTCCTGTTTGGGGGTCGAATGTAAAAATGCGTGGCGGCGTTAACCAAAAAGATGCTAAAGTTTATGCGGAGTTTTTAGCTGTGCGATATAAAAACCGCCCTAACATTATCTGGATGAATGGCGGCGATGTGCCGGGTAGCGATTCTATTAAAGTTTGGAAAACTATCGGTTCAATACTTTACCAGGCCGATCCATCTCACCTAATAACTTTTCACCCACGTGGGCGCACGCAGTCGTCTATCTGGTTTCACCACGAAACCTGGTTAAGTTTCAACTGCTTTCAATCGGGCCACCGCGATTATAAACAGGATACCTCTAAAAAAGATTTTAAATACGGCGAGGATAACTGGAAGTATGTTAACTCGGATTATAAAAAACTGCCCGTTAAACCAACTTTGGATGCCGAACCATCTTACGAAGGCATACCACATGGTTTACACGATACCACTTTGGCCCGCTGGACGGCTGCCGATGTGCGTCGTTACGCTTACTGGTCGGTTTTTGCGGGTGGTTGTGGTTATACCTACGGTAATAACTCGGTAATGCAAATGCATAAACCGGGCGAAAAGGGAGCGTCGTATGGGGCCAAAGCTGCATGGTTTGATGCCATTAACGATCCCGGAGCATCTCAAATGGTCTATATCAAACAACTGATGCTGTCGCGGCCATATTTTGAGCGGGTGCCCGATCAATCTATTATCGTGGCCGCAAAGCAGGGCAAAAAGTACAATTATTTAATAGCCACGCGCGGTAAAAATTACGCTTTTGTTTACACCTATAAAGGTGGTACAATAAACGTTAATTTAGGTAAAACATCGGGCCGGCAAATAAAGGCTTCGTGGTTTAACCCGCGTAATGGCGAAACTAAAACAATAGGCACCTTTGCCAATTTAGGCACAAAAGCATTTAAGGCACCCGGTGCTGTAAAAGACGGTAACGATTGGGTATTGATATTAGATAAGGCATGA
- a CDS encoding RagB/SusD family nutrient uptake outer membrane protein, translating to MKKNSINKRKIGLLLVVLGILGMGCKKSVLEQVNPNAIDASLFNSASAANEFVNNIYTLAAPAWPLPTAVHNSTDEFYNSTTTELYGQLTVESVTDISGTGTTSFYYIMYQINAGIQGIEQGTLDAATKAQLKGQLYYFRAYMYFNAIKLYGGVPLVLKPFNLITDNLLIPRSKTSDCVKQIASDLDSCYALPARWSLSTDGGRVTKDAALALKGKVLMYWASPQFNPNNADPTRWEPAYQACELAYTTALADGYKLMTNYSQIFTDETASNTERIFWRTYDITSISPTHGNNIESLTRPYSETISGGGSYQPTWNLVQAYGTFDGLPITDPQAVSVSGYDSELWWLKRDPRLAASIAYNGCVWNLSGKTNRLQWNYTGMLDDNNTPTKTGFYCRKFNIISLSPAAAVYNSNSGGGSGIDFNETRFAEVLLNAAEAANGSDRFAEAQTLLVSLRQARGLSAGSFNYGVAKITSKDQMFTELWREREVEFAIEGKRYDDLRRTRQFDKLSGTTRQSFFCAAKSPYVAGSGSVAGKIYLDVADPVTLVKPRDLINVNVRAQYEQYFTTAVASLETNSSTPVISWPTNYYFFAFPTAFISTDIKLQQTIGWPNGVFDPTK from the coding sequence ATGAAAAAGAATAGTATAAATAAAAGAAAAATAGGTTTGCTGTTAGTAGTATTAGGCATACTGGGGATGGGGTGTAAAAAAAGTGTTTTGGAGCAGGTTAACCCAAATGCTATAGATGCATCTCTCTTTAACTCGGCCTCGGCAGCTAACGAATTTGTTAACAATATATATACATTGGCAGCACCGGCGTGGCCTTTACCAACGGCAGTACACAACTCAACCGATGAGTTTTATAACTCAACTACAACCGAGTTATACGGACAATTAACCGTAGAAAGTGTTACCGATATATCGGGCACTGGTACTACTTCTTTCTATTATATTATGTACCAGATTAATGCTGGTATACAAGGGATAGAACAAGGTACACTTGATGCTGCAACAAAGGCGCAGTTAAAAGGCCAATTGTATTATTTTAGAGCATACATGTATTTTAATGCCATAAAACTATATGGTGGCGTACCATTGGTTTTAAAACCGTTTAATTTGATTACTGATAATTTATTGATACCCCGAAGCAAAACTAGCGATTGCGTAAAACAAATTGCGAGCGATTTGGATTCGTGTTATGCTTTACCGGCAAGATGGTCGTTATCAACAGACGGTGGCAGGGTAACTAAAGATGCTGCGCTGGCTTTAAAAGGAAAGGTTTTAATGTACTGGGCCAGTCCGCAATTTAATCCAAACAATGCCGACCCAACACGTTGGGAACCAGCTTACCAGGCCTGCGAATTAGCGTATACCACGGCACTTGCCGATGGTTATAAATTAATGACAAATTATAGCCAAATTTTTACAGATGAAACCGCCTCAAATACCGAACGTATTTTTTGGCGCACTTATGATATAACAAGCATAAGCCCTACACACGGTAACAACATCGAATCGTTAACCCGTCCGTATTCTGAAACTATTTCTGGCGGCGGTAGTTACCAACCTACATGGAACCTTGTACAAGCTTATGGCACGTTTGATGGTTTGCCAATTACCGATCCGCAAGCTGTTAGCGTATCCGGGTATGATTCTGAGTTATGGTGGTTAAAAAGAGATCCACGTTTAGCTGCATCAATTGCCTACAACGGTTGCGTTTGGAATTTAAGCGGTAAAACAAACCGTTTGCAATGGAACTATACCGGTATGCTTGATGATAATAACACACCAACAAAAACAGGTTTTTATTGCCGTAAATTTAACATTATCTCTCTTAGCCCGGCTGCCGCTGTTTACAACAGCAACTCTGGTGGTGGAAGTGGTATCGACTTTAATGAAACGCGTTTTGCCGAGGTGTTATTAAATGCTGCAGAAGCAGCTAATGGTTCGGACCGCTTTGCTGAAGCACAAACTTTATTGGTATCGTTACGCCAGGCCAGGGGCTTGAGTGCCGGTAGTTTTAACTATGGTGTAGCAAAAATAACATCTAAAGACCAAATGTTTACCGAGTTGTGGAGAGAGCGTGAAGTTGAGTTTGCAATAGAAGGCAAACGCTATGATGACTTGCGCCGCACCAGGCAATTTGATAAACTATCTGGCACCACCAGGCAGTCGTTCTTTTGCGCAGCAAAATCACCATACGTTGCAGGCTCTGGTTCTGTAGCAGGCAAAATCTATTTGGATGTTGCCGATCCGGTTACTTTGGTTAAACCGAGAGATCTGATTAATGTTAATGTTAGAGCACAATACGAACAATATTTTACTACCGCTGTAGCAAGTTTAGAAACAAATTCGTCAACGCCCGTAATAAGCTGGCCTACAAACTATTATTTCTTCGCTTTTCCAACGGCCTTTATAAGCACAGATATCAAGTTACAACAAACCATAGGATGGCCTAACGGTGTGTTTGATCCAACAAAATAA
- a CDS encoding glycoside hydrolase family 43 protein: MKKYWFIISVAIMLASCSTKKNVYLFTSFHEPATDGLRLLYSYDAYHWTDLNHVFIKPEVGDKVMRDPSIAQGPDGVFHFVWTSAWTGGKGFGYADSKDLMHWSPQRLINVMDDEPTTVNVWAPEIFYDDDNSRFIIVWASTIPGRFKIGTETETNNHRLYYTTTTDFVTFSKEKLFYDPGFSAIDAEIVKRAKNDYVMVVKDNTRPNRNIKVAFSTSPLGPYTQASEAFTQGYTEGPTVAKAGSNYLIYYDAYREKIFGARSTTDFKTFTDITKQVSVPAGHKHGTIFKTTKKVLNQLKHESGVN, encoded by the coding sequence ATGAAGAAATATTGGTTCATCATCTCGGTTGCAATAATGCTTGCCTCGTGCAGTACAAAAAAGAATGTATATCTTTTTACATCTTTCCACGAGCCTGCAACCGATGGTTTGCGCCTTTTGTACAGTTATGATGCTTACCATTGGACAGACCTTAACCATGTTTTTATAAAACCCGAAGTTGGCGATAAAGTAATGCGCGACCCTTCGATAGCGCAAGGGCCCGACGGTGTATTTCATTTTGTTTGGACATCTGCCTGGACTGGTGGAAAAGGCTTCGGCTATGCCGATTCTAAAGATTTGATGCATTGGTCGCCACAAAGGCTCATTAATGTAATGGACGATGAACCAACAACAGTAAACGTGTGGGCACCGGAAATTTTTTATGATGATGATAACAGCCGTTTTATTATTGTGTGGGCATCAACTATTCCGGGCCGTTTTAAAATTGGCACCGAAACCGAAACTAATAACCACAGGCTATACTATACAACCACTACCGATTTTGTAACCTTTAGTAAAGAAAAACTATTTTACGACCCTGGCTTTAGCGCCATTGATGCCGAAATAGTAAAACGTGCCAAAAACGACTATGTAATGGTTGTGAAAGACAACACCCGCCCAAACCGTAATATTAAGGTAGCATTTTCAACAAGCCCTTTAGGGCCTTACACCCAGGCATCGGAAGCGTTTACACAGGGTTATACCGAGGGGCCAACGGTAGCAAAGGCAGGCAGTAATTATTTAATTTATTACGATGCTTACCGCGAAAAAATATTTGGCGCACGCAGCACTACCGATTTTAAAACGTTTACCGATATAACCAAACAAGTGAGTGTGCCCGCAGGACATAAACACGGTACTATTTTTAAAACCACCAAAAAGGTTTTAAACCAATTAAAACACGAATCTGGAGTTAATTAA
- a CDS encoding DUF6298 domain-containing protein, which translates to MFLQQKLKCTINSCFLAGILLLAVSATQAQKAAKQPKPQAPVSEGKDGKLVYAPDALGNRIPDFSFCGYMASEKAIPNAPVRVVVPVKKGDATLRIQSAIDYVASLPAGKDGLRGAVLLEKGKYDVSGSLLIRQSGVVLRGSGNTLDGTILVAAGKDRATFIRILGINDKKNEAPEKITNSHVPVNATDIKVANAAKFKAGDMVMVHRPTTQAWIEKLGMTEFGGGISSLGWKPNEREINWDRKVLAVNGDLLTLDVPLTTALDSAYGGGSVSVYQWQGRISQVGVENLQIRSTYDEANPKDEVHRWMAITVENTSDAWVRQVVFKHFAASAVNVLESSRRVTVEDCKSLSPTSEIGGQRRFAFTTTGQQTLFQRCYSEFGYHDFSVGLCAPGPNAFVQCNSWQSVGFSGTIDSWASGVLFDVVNIDANKLSYANRGQYGQGAGWTAANSLFWNCTAAIVDCPKPPTAQNWAFATWAQFEGDGYWSDSNNSISPRSFYYAQLSDRIGGAKAMELAQIFPLNTSASSSPSVEEAQKLIARYSKPQIHLTDWIDEAATRNPIPVGKSGSKTIDEVGVKEPATPKMADPMAVVNGWIVRGNSVLTGRHYDSPWWMGNTRPDGIKAAKPSVTRYVPGRTGTGLTDDLDSMTNKMVNQHVLTYEHNYGLWYDRRRDDHERIRRMDGDVWPPFYELPFARSGESSGWDGLSKYDLTKYNPWYWSRLKKFADLADEKGLVLIHQNYFQHNIIEAGAHYVDFPWRTANNINNTSFPEPVPFAGDKRIFMAEQFYNEKDPALTKLHTAFIRQCMDNFKDNTGVIQLIAEEFTGPLHFVQFWVDNIKQWETDNNKKEIIGLSTTKDVQDAILADAARAAVINVIDIKYWHYNADGTTYAPPGGLSLAPRQHARLLKPKATSFDQVYRAVSEYRTKYPDKAVIYSDDGYDNYGWAVFMGGGSLAVVPAVANADFAKSASAMQPVKAVGDAKGQYVLGGTKGYIVYSNSDQPIHLNASKLSGQLTVHWIDAKSGRIIKEGETFFGGRDVELKSPQGGAVIMWASSK; encoded by the coding sequence ATGTTTCTCCAACAGAAACTCAAGTGCACTATAAATTCCTGCTTTTTAGCAGGAATTTTATTATTGGCTGTATCTGCAACTCAGGCGCAAAAGGCTGCCAAACAACCTAAGCCACAAGCGCCCGTATCCGAAGGGAAGGATGGCAAACTGGTTTACGCGCCGGATGCACTTGGTAACCGTATTCCCGATTTTTCGTTTTGCGGTTATATGGCTTCCGAAAAAGCTATTCCAAATGCACCGGTTCGCGTTGTGGTGCCTGTTAAAAAGGGCGATGCAACTTTACGTATACAATCGGCTATTGATTATGTGGCTTCGTTACCAGCCGGTAAGGATGGTTTACGCGGAGCAGTATTGTTGGAGAAAGGTAAATACGATGTTTCGGGCAGTTTACTCATTCGTCAATCGGGAGTGGTGCTGCGCGGTAGTGGCAATACTTTAGATGGTACCATATTAGTTGCCGCCGGAAAAGACAGGGCTACCTTTATAAGAATATTAGGTATTAACGACAAAAAGAACGAGGCACCGGAAAAAATAACAAATAGCCATGTGCCTGTAAACGCTACCGATATTAAGGTTGCTAATGCCGCTAAATTTAAAGCCGGAGATATGGTAATGGTACACCGGCCAACTACGCAAGCCTGGATTGAAAAATTAGGTATGACGGAATTTGGAGGTGGCATATCATCGTTAGGATGGAAACCAAACGAGCGGGAGATAAACTGGGACAGAAAAGTACTTGCCGTTAACGGCGATTTGTTAACACTGGATGTGCCCCTAACAACCGCTTTAGATAGTGCCTATGGCGGTGGTTCGGTTTCGGTTTATCAGTGGCAGGGCCGTATAAGCCAGGTTGGTGTAGAAAACTTGCAAATCAGGTCAACCTATGACGAAGCTAATCCAAAAGATGAAGTTCACCGCTGGATGGCCATTACTGTTGAAAATACCAGCGATGCCTGGGTTAGGCAGGTTGTTTTTAAACACTTCGCGGCATCGGCAGTCAACGTGCTTGAATCTTCAAGGCGTGTCACGGTTGAAGATTGTAAATCGCTATCGCCAACATCCGAAATAGGAGGGCAGCGCCGTTTTGCCTTTACCACAACCGGCCAGCAAACGTTATTTCAACGCTGCTATTCCGAATTTGGTTATCACGATTTTTCTGTGGGTTTGTGTGCGCCGGGGCCAAATGCCTTTGTGCAATGTAACTCCTGGCAATCGGTAGGTTTTAGTGGTACTATTGATAGCTGGGCATCGGGCGTTTTGTTTGATGTTGTAAATATTGATGCAAACAAGTTAAGTTATGCAAACCGGGGGCAGTATGGCCAGGGTGCAGGTTGGACTGCTGCCAACAGCCTTTTTTGGAATTGTACGGCAGCTATAGTTGATTGCCCTAAGCCGCCAACCGCCCAAAACTGGGCCTTTGCAACCTGGGCGCAATTTGAGGGCGATGGCTATTGGAGCGACTCGAATAACAGCATTTCGCCGCGTAGTTTTTACTACGCCCAACTGAGCGATCGTATTGGCGGTGCAAAAGCAATGGAACTGGCTCAAATATTCCCATTAAATACTTCTGCATCGAGTAGTCCGAGTGTTGAGGAAGCGCAAAAATTAATAGCACGCTACAGCAAACCGCAAATACATTTAACCGATTGGATAGATGAGGCGGCAACACGTAACCCCATCCCGGTAGGGAAATCGGGTTCTAAAACTATCGACGAAGTAGGTGTTAAAGAACCTGCCACTCCAAAAATGGCCGACCCAATGGCGGTTGTTAACGGTTGGATAGTGCGCGGCAATTCGGTTTTAACCGGACGCCATTATGATTCGCCGTGGTGGATGGGTAATACCCGCCCCGACGGCATCAAAGCTGCTAAACCATCGGTAACCCGTTACGTACCGGGCCGCACAGGCACCGGTTTAACAGATGACCTGGATAGCATGACCAATAAGATGGTTAACCAGCATGTACTAACTTACGAGCATAACTACGGTTTATGGTATGATCGCCGTCGCGACGATCATGAACGGATCCGTAGGATGGACGGCGACGTGTGGCCACCTTTTTATGAGCTGCCCTTTGCACGTAGCGGCGAGAGCAGTGGCTGGGACGGTTTAAGCAAATACGACTTAACAAAATACAACCCCTGGTACTGGAGCCGTTTAAAGAAATTTGCCGATTTGGCTGACGAAAAAGGTTTAGTGCTTATTCATCAAAACTATTTTCAACACAACATTATTGAAGCCGGAGCCCACTATGTTGATTTTCCGTGGCGCACGGCAAACAATATTAATAATACAAGTTTCCCCGAGCCTGTTCCGTTTGCCGGCGATAAACGGATATTTATGGCCGAGCAGTTTTACAACGAAAAAGACCCTGCTTTAACTAAGCTGCACACCGCGTTTATAAGGCAGTGTATGGATAACTTTAAAGATAATACGGGCGTTATCCAACTCATTGCCGAAGAATTTACAGGCCCACTGCATTTTGTGCAGTTTTGGGTTGATAACATAAAGCAATGGGAAACAGATAATAACAAAAAAGAAATTATAGGTTTAAGCACCACAAAAGATGTGCAGGATGCTATTTTGGCCGATGCTGCAAGGGCTGCTGTAATAAACGTTATTGATATTAAATATTGGCACTACAATGCCGATGGTACAACATATGCACCCCCGGGTGGCCTTAGTTTGGCCCCGCGCCAGCACGCTCGTTTGTTAAAACCCAAAGCTACATCGTTCGATCAGGTTTATAGGGCTGTGAGCGAGTACCGCACAAAATATCCCGATAAGGCAGTAATTTATTCGGATGATGGTTATGATAATTATGGCTGGGCCGTTTTTATGGGTGGTGGTTCGCTGGCTGTTGTACCTGCTGTGGCAAATGCCGATTTTGCAAAATCAGCCTCGGCAATGCAACCTGTTAAGGCCGTGGGCGATGCAAAAGGGCAATATGTTTTGGGCGGTACAAAAGGTTATATTGTATATAGCAATTCCGATCAGCCCATTCATTTGAATGCGTCCAAACTATCGGGCCAATTAACGGTGCATTGGATAGATGCAAAAAGCGGACGCATTATTAAAGAGGGCGAAACCTTTTTTGGTGGCCGCGATGTAGAGTTAAAATCGCCGCAAGGTGGTGCAGTTATCATGTGGGCATCAAGTAAATAA